Proteins co-encoded in one Streptococcus ruminicola genomic window:
- a CDS encoding DUF898 family protein — translation MKQESYFDGSLLSYVGHRIIASLITICTLGICAPWGICIMINWKVKHTVIDGHRLYFDGTATQLFGNWIKWLILTIITLGIYSFWLNIKLEQWITKHTHHLN, via the coding sequence ATGAAGCAAGAAAGTTATTTTGATGGTAGTTTGCTAAGTTATGTTGGCCACCGTATCATCGCTAGTCTGATTACTATTTGTACCCTAGGCATTTGTGCGCCTTGGGGGATTTGTATCATGATTAATTGGAAAGTCAAACACACTGTCATCGACGGTCACCGTTTGTACTTTGATGGTACAGCTACACAACTCTTTGGCAATTGGATCAAATGGTTAATTCTAACAATCATTACACTAGGTATTTACTCATTCTGGCTTAACATCAAGTTGGAACAATGGATTACCAAACACACACA
- a CDS encoding MATE family efflux transporter, with amino-acid sequence MDSFSDRAMKKDYFFSNRDLAKLFIPLIIEQGLEFLVGLIASIMVSRVGEAAVSGVSLVEFLMALFISIFAAFATGGGIVAGQYLGDRDSKNANKAVNQLVKFTLYFSLAITLLIFVIKPFILSHLFGSITPEVHAQADRYFNIVALSTPFIALYNSGAAIFRTLNKSRLPMNIMLVMNGLNIVMGVSLIYGCGWGVEGVAVPILLSRVGAMLLILWFAHHIKSDLTLGNFLKEKVDWQMIKKVLGIGLPFGFENGMFFLGRLIVLSVVSLFGTAAIAANSVGGTIIMFQGLPGISIVLGLAVIISKCVGAGDYEQAEFYKRKVSRIIHAANALFSVIVVALMPFLMMIYDLSDQATHYVWIIVLAHGILVSIFWNSGYVLPVVFRSAGDANFPMVIGIASMLLVRVVCAYFLSVNFGMGMLGTWVAMFLDWIVKGIIYEIRYRKGTWKNYKLV; translated from the coding sequence ATGGACAGCTTTTCGGATAGGGCTATGAAAAAGGATTACTTTTTTAGTAATCGTGATTTAGCTAAATTATTTATTCCATTAATTATCGAGCAGGGTTTGGAATTTTTGGTCGGTTTAATTGCTTCCATCATGGTTTCAAGGGTTGGTGAAGCAGCGGTGTCAGGTGTATCCTTGGTTGAATTCTTGATGGCACTCTTTATCAGTATTTTTGCGGCTTTTGCGACTGGTGGAGGGATTGTTGCTGGGCAATATCTTGGTGACCGCGATAGCAAAAATGCTAATAAAGCAGTCAATCAGTTGGTGAAGTTCACTTTGTACTTTAGCTTAGCGATTACGCTTTTGATTTTTGTAATCAAACCTTTTATTTTGAGTCACCTGTTTGGGTCAATCACGCCTGAAGTTCACGCGCAAGCCGATCGTTATTTTAATATCGTCGCACTCTCAACACCGTTTATCGCTCTTTACAATTCGGGCGCAGCGATTTTCAGAACCTTAAATAAATCACGCTTGCCGATGAATATCATGCTGGTGATGAATGGCTTGAATATTGTCATGGGTGTTAGCTTGATTTATGGTTGCGGTTGGGGCGTTGAAGGAGTGGCTGTTCCAATCCTTCTTTCTCGCGTTGGTGCCATGCTGTTAATTCTGTGGTTTGCGCATCATATCAAGTCAGATTTGACCTTAGGAAACTTCTTGAAAGAAAAAGTTGACTGGCAAATGATTAAAAAAGTCCTTGGTATTGGACTACCATTTGGTTTTGAAAATGGCATGTTTTTCCTTGGACGCTTGATTGTCTTGTCTGTTGTTTCTTTGTTTGGGACAGCAGCGATTGCAGCTAACTCAGTTGGTGGAACGATTATCATGTTTCAAGGTTTGCCAGGTATTTCAATTGTCCTTGGTTTAGCTGTTATCATTTCAAAATGTGTTGGTGCTGGCGACTATGAGCAGGCTGAGTTTTACAAGCGAAAAGTTAGTCGCATCATCCATGCTGCAAATGCTCTTTTTTCAGTTATTGTTGTAGCTTTAATGCCTTTTTTGATGATGATTTATGATTTGTCAGACCAAGCGACACATTATGTTTGGATTATTGTGCTTGCTCATGGGATTTTAGTGAGTATTTTCTGGAATTCAGGTTATGTCTTGCCTGTAGTCTTTCGTAGTGCGGGAGATGCAAATTTCCCGATGGTTATCGGTATCGCTTCAATGCTTTTAGTTCGCGTGGTATGTGCCTATTTTTTATCGGTCAATTTTGGTATGGGAATGCTTGGAACTTGGGTAGCTATGTTCTTAGATTGGATTGTTAAAGGTATTATTTATGAAATACGCTACCGCAAAGGCACTTGGAAAAATTACAAATTAGTATGA
- a CDS encoding protein-ADP-ribose hydrolase, whose product MTKKEMVSFLLDYLIMENPQFKAIDVPDDLPGQETLLRALLNVRPPMAVSTRFLIMQNDYLQLKKAERVVVFLNHLQPLATDDRLYVWKGDISRLQVDAIVNTANRQMLGCFQPLHECTDNTIHTYAGVQLRLECYNLMKDQGHDEPEGSAKITPGYNLPAKFILHTVGPAINEHLTESDADLLAQSYLSCLTLAEKNQLESVALSSLATNHDKHFINEDAARIAVNTVKAFLDQSQYVKKIIFNVDQDDEAAIYHELLH is encoded by the coding sequence AGAAATGGTAAGCTTCCTATTAGATTACCTAATTATGGAGAATCCGCAATTTAAAGCCATCGATGTTCCAGATGACTTACCTGGACAAGAAACTCTCTTGCGTGCTCTTCTTAATGTCAGACCGCCAATGGCTGTCTCAACGCGTTTTTTAATCATGCAAAATGATTACCTTCAATTAAAAAAAGCTGAACGGGTGGTCGTTTTTTTAAATCATTTACAACCACTTGCGACAGACGACCGCTTGTATGTCTGGAAAGGTGATATTTCACGACTTCAAGTCGATGCTATCGTCAATACGGCTAATCGCCAAATGCTAGGTTGCTTTCAACCGCTTCACGAATGCACTGACAATACCATTCATACTTATGCCGGTGTTCAACTGCGTCTGGAATGCTATAATCTTATGAAAGACCAAGGGCACGACGAACCAGAAGGTAGTGCAAAAATCACTCCTGGTTACAACCTTCCAGCAAAATTCATTCTTCACACCGTTGGTCCTGCCATCAACGAGCACTTAACAGAGTCTGATGCTGATTTGCTTGCACAAAGTTACCTTTCTTGCCTAACCCTAGCAGAAAAAAATCAACTCGAATCTGTTGCCCTATCATCCCTAGCAACTAATCATGACAAACACTTTATCAACGAAGATGCTGCTAGAATCGCTGTAAACACTGTTAAAGCATTTCTAGATCAAAGTCAGTATGTCAAAAAAATCATTTTCAATGTTGACCAAGACGATGAAGCAGCTATTTATCACGAATTGTTGCATTAA
- a CDS encoding pyridoxamine 5'-phosphate oxidase family protein yields MPEMRRRDREVTDLAEIQAIVEKNMILHLGLFDKEFPYVVPLHYGYEYDEEKDQFIFYMHGARQGHKLDLIAQNPKVCIQIEGEVIPDYNHEIPCKYGAFFTSYIGRGKAELLEKHDEKAHALNQLMQHQTGKRFEFTEKMTKPVAVIKVVVTDYSAKAKKMMPKK; encoded by the coding sequence ATGCCAGAGATGAGACGCCGTGACCGAGAAGTGACTGATTTAGCAGAAATTCAGGCAATCGTTGAGAAAAATATGATTTTACATTTAGGTCTTTTTGATAAAGAGTTTCCTTATGTGGTTCCTCTTCATTATGGCTATGAATACGATGAAGAAAAGGATCAATTTATTTTTTACATGCATGGAGCAAGGCAAGGACATAAACTTGATTTGATTGCTCAAAATCCAAAAGTTTGTATTCAAATTGAAGGTGAAGTGATACCTGATTACAATCATGAAATTCCATGTAAGTATGGTGCCTTCTTTACATCGTATATTGGACGCGGAAAAGCAGAACTTTTAGAAAAACATGATGAAAAAGCACACGCTTTAAATCAATTAATGCAACATCAAACTGGAAAAAGATTTGAATTTACCGAGAAAATGACCAAGCCTGTAGCCGTGATAAAAGTCGTGGTAACAGATTATTCAGCCAAAGCGAAGAAAATGATGCCTAAAAAATAA